One region of Carya illinoinensis cultivar Pawnee chromosome 8, C.illinoinensisPawnee_v1, whole genome shotgun sequence genomic DNA includes:
- the LOC122274649 gene encoding WAT1-related protein At1g68170-like gives MRVILQKVCNTLNRLKPAMLVVAFQFALAGVNFLYKLAANDGMNLRVLVAYRHIFATAFVAPLALVLERESRPKLTRMVLFQSFLCGLFGGSLYHNLYIKTLALTSATFASAMTNLVPAITFILAVSFGLERLGLGTIAGKAKVLGTVMEIGGALLLTFYRGAEINIWSTNINLLHHGQNQSGHSENLLLGAALALGSCFSFATWLIIQAKMSERYPCHYSSAAVTCMMGAIQSAVFALCMDHGDWSQWKLGWNVRLLTVSYSGIVGSGVGITLIAWCVRMRGPSYVTIFNPLTLVSVAIMGSLVLDEKLHLGSILGAVLIVCGLCAVLWGKGKEMKENNITRVAASNCSPDSELTEIVVMDNNTENNTGIKTESSQLPIISSKASPIDDHGVVP, from the exons ATGAGAGTAATACTGCAAAAAGTTTGTAACACCTTGAATCGGCTGAAGCCGGCCATGTTAGTGGTGGCGTTTCAGTTTGCCCTTGCTGGGGTCAATTTCTTGTATAAACTGGCTGCAAATGATGGGATGAACTTGAGGGTTCTTGTTGCCTATCGCCACATTTTCGCTACTGCTTTTGTTGCTCCTCTCGCTCTCGTTTTAGAAAG GGAAAGCAGGCCAAAGCTGACTCGGATGGTGCTCTTTCAGTCATTTCTTTGCGGGCTATTCGG GGGATCATTATATCACAATTTGTATATTAAGACCTTAGCCTTGACATCAGCAACATTTGCTTCAGCCATGACTAACCTAGTTCCTGCCATTACCTTCATCCTTGCCGTCTCCTTTGG GTTGGAGAGGCTAGGTCTCGGGACAATTGCAGGGAAGGCTAAAGTATTGGGAACAGTAATGGAAATAGGCGGGGCATTGCTCCTCACTTTCTATAGAGGTGCTGAAATCAACATCTGGTCTACTAACATTAACCTCCTGCATCATGGCCAAAACCAGAGCGGACACTCGGAAAATCTACTTCTGGGTGCTGCATTGGCTCTAGGAAGTTGTTTCTCATTTGCCACTTGGTTAATAATCCAG GCAAAGATGAGTGAGAGATATCCATGCCACTACTCAAGCGCTGCTGTGACGTGTATGATGGGAGCAATCCAATCTGCTGTTTTTGCCCTCTGCATGGATCATGGGGATTGGAGTCAATGGAAGTTGGGCTGGAATGTCAGGCTACTCACAGTGTCTTACTCT GGAATCGTGGGTTCTGGAGTTGGGATCACTTTGATTGCATGGTGCGTGCGCATGAGAGGCCCTTCATACGTCACCATCTTCAACCCTCTTACGCTCGTTTCAGTTGCCATTATGGGATCTTTAGTACTGGACGAAAAGCTACACCTCGGAag CATACTAGGAGCCGTGTTGATAGTGTGCGGGTTATGCGCAGTGCTGTGGGGTAAAGGGAAAGAGATGAAAGAGAACAACATCACTCGAGTAGCAGCCTCAAATTGCTCTCCAGACTCTGAATTGACAGAGATCGTTGTCATGGACAATAATACCGAGAACAATACAGGTATTAAAACCGAAAGCAGCCAGCTCCCAATAATTAGCTCTAAAGCCTCCCCCATAGATGATCATGGTGTTGTGCCTTAA